In one Umezawaea sp. Da 62-37 genomic region, the following are encoded:
- the menC gene encoding o-succinylbenzoate synthase, whose product MKLTGVELRRVRMPLVAPFRTSFGTQNARDVLLLRVVTDEAEGWGECVAMSDPLYSSEYVDAAADVLTRFLVPALAAHPRLDANAVAHVLEPFRGHRMAKAALEMGVLDAELRAEGRPLSRELGATRDRVPCGVSVGIMDSIGELLDAVGGYLDAGYARIKLKIEPGWDVEPVRAVRERFGDDVLLQVDANTAYTVGDARHLAQLDPFGLLLIEQPLEEEDLLGHAELAKLISTPVCLDESITSARSAAAAITMGACRIVNIKPGRVGGYLEARRIHDVCVAHGVPVWCGGMIETGLGRAANVALAALPGFTLPGDTSASDRFYRTDITTPFVLEDGHLPVPTGPGLGVEPLADELEAVTTSTEWLPL is encoded by the coding sequence ATGAAGCTGACCGGAGTGGAGCTGCGCCGGGTCCGGATGCCGCTGGTGGCGCCGTTCCGCACGTCCTTCGGCACCCAGAACGCTCGGGACGTGCTGCTGCTGCGGGTGGTCACCGACGAGGCCGAGGGGTGGGGCGAGTGCGTGGCGATGTCCGACCCGCTCTACTCCTCGGAGTACGTCGACGCCGCCGCCGACGTGTTGACCAGGTTCCTGGTCCCGGCGCTCGCGGCGCACCCCCGGCTCGACGCGAACGCCGTCGCGCACGTGCTGGAGCCCTTCCGGGGGCACCGGATGGCGAAAGCGGCCCTGGAGATGGGCGTCCTCGACGCGGAGCTGAGGGCCGAGGGGCGGCCGCTGTCCCGCGAGCTGGGCGCCACCCGCGACCGGGTCCCGTGCGGGGTGTCGGTCGGGATCATGGACTCGATCGGCGAGCTGCTCGACGCCGTCGGCGGGTACCTCGACGCGGGGTACGCGCGGATCAAGCTGAAGATCGAACCGGGATGGGACGTGGAGCCGGTGCGCGCCGTGCGCGAGCGGTTCGGCGACGACGTGCTGCTCCAGGTCGACGCCAACACCGCCTACACCGTCGGCGACGCGCGGCACCTCGCCCAGCTCGACCCGTTCGGGCTGCTGCTGATCGAGCAGCCGCTGGAGGAGGAGGACCTGCTCGGGCACGCGGAGCTGGCCAAGCTCATCAGCACCCCGGTGTGCCTGGACGAGTCGATCACCTCGGCCCGCTCGGCCGCCGCCGCCATCACGATGGGGGCGTGCCGGATCGTGAACATCAAGCCCGGCCGCGTCGGCGGGTACCTGGAGGCCCGGCGCATCCACGACGTGTGCGTGGCGCACGGCGTGCCGGTGTGGTGCGGCGGGATGATCGAGACGGGACTGGGCCGGGCCGCGAACGTGGCCTTGGCCGCGCTGCCCGGTTTCACCCTGCCGGGTGACACGTCGGCCTCCGACCGGTTCTACCGCACCGACATCACCACGCCGTTCGTGCTCGAGGACGGCCACCTGCCGGTGCCGACCGGGCCCGGTCTGGGCGTGGAGCCGCTGGCCGACGAGCTCGAGGCGGTGACCACGTCCACCGAGTGGCTGCCCCTCTGA
- the mycP gene encoding type VII secretion-associated serine protease mycosin, with translation MRLSRKATGFVAATLLLAVGQPASTLAGTPPPNSVPPPVDRSLRPGVAAPSADQTYKRNSKACNESGTDGAVLTTKPHSQLVLRLDEAHRFATGKGVTIAVIDTGVEPHERLKGRVEAGGDYVVPAEQGLVDCDGHGTEVAGVAAASKDDASGFVGAAPDAKILSIRQKSDFYEAEGTRKTTGDVATLAQAVVRAVDRGADVINISLTLCAKPAKPSQGERQLQAAIDWAVNEKDVVIVTAAGNLGAEGKACPAQNDKQDEENVNVVASPPWYRDDVLSVASVDRGGNPSQFSLWGPWVGIAAPGEEITTIDPHGDGLTNAAIAEDGTPTGIQGTSFAAPYVAGIAALVRERHPELTARQVVDRLTSTAQHPGDTDGRDRKVGAGMVNPVAALTAVLPAEQPGYQAPAPPPVMTELLPAPRQDRTPVVVALSGTGIALGLLLFTMFVLHTTKRTRERRG, from the coding sequence ATGCGCTTATCCCGCAAGGCGACCGGCTTCGTCGCGGCGACGCTGCTGCTCGCCGTCGGCCAACCCGCGTCCACGCTCGCGGGCACACCACCGCCGAACTCGGTGCCGCCGCCGGTGGACCGGAGCCTGCGCCCCGGCGTCGCCGCGCCGAGTGCGGACCAGACGTACAAGCGCAACTCCAAGGCGTGCAACGAGTCCGGCACCGACGGCGCGGTGCTGACGACGAAGCCGCACAGCCAACTGGTGCTGCGCCTGGACGAGGCGCACCGGTTCGCCACCGGCAAGGGCGTGACGATCGCCGTGATCGACACCGGCGTCGAGCCGCACGAGCGCCTCAAGGGGCGTGTCGAGGCGGGCGGCGACTACGTGGTGCCCGCCGAGCAGGGGCTGGTGGACTGCGACGGGCACGGTACCGAGGTGGCGGGGGTGGCCGCGGCGAGCAAGGACGACGCCAGCGGGTTCGTCGGCGCCGCGCCGGACGCGAAGATCCTGAGCATCCGGCAGAAGAGCGACTTCTACGAGGCCGAGGGCACCCGCAAGACCACCGGTGACGTGGCCACGCTCGCGCAGGCCGTCGTGCGCGCGGTCGACCGCGGCGCGGACGTCATCAACATCTCGCTCACCCTCTGCGCCAAGCCCGCGAAGCCGAGCCAGGGTGAACGGCAGCTCCAAGCGGCGATCGACTGGGCGGTCAACGAGAAGGACGTCGTGATCGTCACGGCGGCGGGCAACCTCGGTGCCGAGGGCAAGGCGTGCCCGGCGCAGAACGACAAGCAGGACGAGGAGAACGTCAACGTGGTCGCCTCGCCGCCGTGGTACCGCGACGACGTGCTGTCCGTGGCGTCGGTGGACCGCGGGGGCAACCCCTCGCAGTTCAGCCTGTGGGGGCCGTGGGTCGGCATCGCCGCGCCGGGTGAGGAGATCACCACGATCGACCCGCACGGCGACGGCCTGACCAACGCCGCCATCGCCGAGGACGGCACACCAACCGGCATCCAGGGCACCAGTTTCGCGGCGCCCTACGTCGCGGGGATCGCCGCGCTGGTCCGCGAGCGCCACCCCGAGCTGACCGCCCGGCAGGTCGTGGACCGGCTCACCTCGACCGCCCAGCACCCCGGCGACACCGACGGCCGCGACCGCAAGGTCGGCGCGGGCATGGTCAACCCCGTCGCCGCCCTCACCGCCGTGCTGCCCGCCGAACAGCCCGGCTACCAGGCGCCCGCGCCGCCGCCGGTGATGACCGAACTGCTGCCCGCGCCCCGGCAGGACCGCACACCCGTGGTGGTCGCGCTGTCGGGCACCGGCATCGCGCTGGGACTGCTGCTGTTCACGATGTTCGTCCTGCACACCACCAAGCGCACCCGTGAGCGCCGCGGCTAG
- a CDS encoding EamA family transporter: MTASLRVPSTGPAVLMVLGSCLSLQFGTVLAAHLFPVTGALGATVLRLALAATALLAISRPRVRRWTRAQWLAVLPLGLGLAGMNGFFYAAIERIPLGTTVTIEFLGPLALAAVLSRRPRDLGWILLAATGVAALGWSGDGGSTAGLDPLGVVFALCAAVFWAVYVLAGARTAAVVPGHGGLAVAMGVAAVAVLPGGAVGAGQVFAQPHLLLFALGTALLASVVPHSLQLSALRALPRPVFGVLLSLEPAVATLTGWLLLSQDAGPVTAAAVTVVVLASVGSTLSAAPKRDRQQEGAARDDEQAERDDVERPVDPAVHVEVFQVVDQVQRAEHQPGHAHEADRERVGRSQ, from the coding sequence ATGACCGCCTCCCTCCGCGTGCCCTCCACCGGCCCCGCGGTGCTGATGGTGCTGGGCTCCTGCCTGTCGCTCCAGTTCGGCACCGTGCTCGCCGCGCACCTGTTCCCCGTCACCGGCGCACTGGGCGCCACCGTCCTGCGCCTCGCGCTGGCGGCGACCGCGCTGCTCGCGATCTCCCGGCCCCGCGTGCGCCGGTGGACCCGCGCGCAGTGGCTCGCGGTGCTGCCGCTCGGGCTCGGCCTGGCGGGCATGAACGGGTTCTTCTACGCCGCCATCGAGCGCATCCCGCTGGGCACGACCGTCACGATCGAGTTCCTCGGTCCACTGGCGCTGGCCGCGGTGCTGTCGCGGCGGCCCCGCGACCTCGGCTGGATCCTGCTGGCCGCGACCGGGGTGGCCGCGCTGGGCTGGTCCGGCGACGGGGGCTCGACGGCCGGGCTCGACCCGCTGGGCGTCGTGTTCGCCCTGTGCGCCGCGGTGTTCTGGGCGGTCTACGTCCTGGCCGGTGCCCGCACCGCCGCCGTCGTGCCCGGTCACGGCGGGCTCGCGGTGGCCATGGGCGTGGCCGCGGTCGCGGTGCTGCCCGGCGGGGCGGTCGGCGCGGGCCAGGTGTTCGCGCAGCCGCACCTGCTGCTGTTCGCGCTGGGCACGGCCCTGTTGGCGTCGGTGGTCCCGCACTCGTTGCAGCTGTCGGCGCTGCGCGCGCTGCCGCGACCGGTGTTCGGCGTCCTGCTCAGCCTGGAGCCCGCCGTCGCGACCCTCACGGGCTGGCTGCTGCTGTCGCAGGACGCCGGACCGGTCACCGCCGCCGCGGTCACCGTCGTGGTGCTCGCGAGCGTCGGCTCAACCCTGTCGGCGGCGCCGAAGCGGGACCGGCAGCAGGAGGGCGCCGCCCGCGACGACGAACAGGCCGAGCGGGACGACGTTGAGCGGCCTGTCGATCCCGCTGTACATGTCGAGGTGTTCCAGGTGGTGGATCAGGTGCAGCGCGCTGAACACCAGCCAGGCCACGCCCACGAGGCGGACCGCGAACGCGTCGGCCGGTCGCAGTGA
- a CDS encoding helix-turn-helix domain-containing protein, whose amino-acid sequence MTPRPHAGLGRVLDDLGATLLELVLGHPDRSRAIGGVVIHDPLDDAVLPPYALVLGVGLGEPATIAGLLHALGQQNAVGLVVRAPVPVSDELTAAVEHTGVALLGLTRGASWAQLAAMLRSLLAEDDIGGLGPETLGGMPSGDLFALSNAVAALLDAPVTIEDRGSRVLAFSGRQDEADPSRVETILGRQVPERYARVLAERGVFRVLYRTDQPVYVEPVTRSSLPRVAVAVRAGDEVLGSIWAAVREPLSADRTRALVDAARLVALHMLRIRAGADVERRLRTDLLSTALEGGPGARDALDRLGLAGRPVVVLAMATADPEGATATEAALTTERQRLGDALTMHLSALHPRCATALIGDITYGLVPSTHDGEQRVLTIASDFLDRVGDRTRAVIAVSPVAAGTSDLPTARATADRALRVLRAGGTRRTARLADVHVEALVLELRDLAAAQGDRPTGAIAKLIAYDTQHTARLVETLRAWLDAFGDVIAASAAVHVHPNTFRYRLRRLAEIGELDLTDPEARFAAMLQLRVLSSVPRENH is encoded by the coding sequence GTGACCCCGCGACCCCACGCCGGCCTCGGTCGAGTCCTCGACGACCTCGGTGCGACGCTGCTGGAACTCGTCCTCGGCCACCCCGACCGGTCGCGCGCCATCGGCGGCGTCGTGATCCACGACCCGCTGGACGACGCGGTGCTGCCGCCGTACGCGCTCGTGCTGGGCGTGGGGCTCGGCGAGCCCGCGACCATCGCCGGCCTGCTGCACGCGCTCGGCCAGCAGAACGCCGTGGGGCTCGTGGTGCGCGCGCCCGTGCCGGTGTCCGACGAGCTGACCGCGGCCGTCGAGCACACCGGTGTGGCGCTGCTCGGGCTGACGCGCGGCGCGTCGTGGGCGCAACTGGCGGCGATGCTGCGGTCCCTGCTCGCCGAGGACGACATCGGCGGCCTGGGGCCGGAGACGCTGGGCGGCATGCCGTCCGGTGACCTGTTCGCGCTGTCCAACGCGGTCGCCGCGCTCCTGGACGCCCCGGTGACGATCGAGGACCGCGGGTCGCGCGTGCTCGCGTTCTCCGGGCGCCAGGACGAGGCGGACCCGTCCAGGGTGGAGACGATCCTGGGCCGCCAGGTGCCCGAGCGGTACGCGCGGGTGCTGGCCGAGCGCGGGGTGTTCCGGGTGCTCTACCGCACCGACCAGCCGGTGTACGTCGAGCCGGTCACGCGGTCGTCGCTGCCGCGCGTCGCGGTGGCCGTGCGCGCGGGCGACGAGGTGCTCGGCTCGATCTGGGCGGCTGTGCGCGAACCGCTCAGCGCCGACCGCACGCGGGCGCTGGTCGACGCGGCCAGGCTGGTCGCGCTGCACATGCTCCGCATCCGCGCGGGCGCGGACGTGGAACGCAGGCTGCGCACGGACCTGCTGAGCACCGCGCTGGAAGGCGGACCCGGCGCCCGCGACGCCCTGGACCGCCTCGGACTCGCGGGCCGCCCGGTGGTCGTCCTGGCCATGGCGACCGCCGACCCCGAGGGGGCCACGGCCACCGAGGCCGCGCTGACCACCGAACGCCAACGGCTCGGCGACGCGCTCACCATGCACCTGAGCGCTCTGCACCCGCGCTGCGCCACCGCCCTCATCGGCGACATCACCTACGGCCTCGTGCCGTCGACCCACGACGGCGAGCAGCGCGTCCTCACCATCGCCTCCGACTTCCTCGACCGCGTCGGCGACCGCACCCGCGCCGTGATCGCGGTCAGCCCCGTCGCGGCGGGCACGAGCGACCTGCCGACCGCCCGCGCCACCGCGGACCGCGCACTGCGCGTCCTGCGCGCGGGCGGCACCCGCCGGACCGCGCGCCTGGCGGACGTCCACGTGGAAGCGCTGGTGCTGGAACTGCGCGACCTCGCCGCCGCGCAGGGCGACCGGCCCACCGGCGCCATCGCGAAGCTGATCGCCTACGACACCCAGCACACCGCCAGGCTCGTCGAGACCCTGCGCGCCTGGCTGGACGCCTTCGGCGACGTGATCGCCGCCTCGGCCGCGGTCCACGTCCACCCGAACACCTTCCGCTACCGCCTGCGGCGCCTCGCGGAGATCGGCGAACTGGACCTCACCGACCCGGAGGCCCGCTTCGCGGCCATGCTGCAACTCCGCGTGCTGTCGTCGGTGCCCCGCGAGAACCACTAG
- a CDS encoding serine hydrolase, with the protein MTRRQRIDDLTAFAVPERPALSPDGERIVYVLRTVDAEADRTVRALWTVGTRTGEPRRLTRGRSDSAPAWSPDGTRVAFLRSQDGPAQVWLLPADGGEPEQVTSLPLGAGAPLWSPDGTRIAFAAVVDLHAVDGEDDGARAERADAPIVADRVDYQADGPGLLRTMRQHAHVLDLTTGETRQVTHGDWHAGDPAWSPDSTRLAFSAATAPDADVVLRAPVHVLDLADGAVEPVGLPEGFGGPITWTADGTALLVVGTTGPPTGHAGLLRVPLGGGDVVDLAKPLDRNVMPGGPGYPGALPRLVDGGRTALFCARDRGCTHLYSVPVDGGDPVPVLAGAGRVVDGLTTAGGTAAVVLATPESFGEIVTVDLATGAETVRTAHGTLAEVDLFPRVEREFTISDGTVVHGWLIGDTSTAGPLLLDVHGGPHNAWNGAADEAHLYHQELAALGWTVLLLNPRGSDGYGERFHDAALGAWGEADAKDFLEPLDQLVAEGVADPQRLAVAGYSYGGFMTCYLTSRDTRFAAAVAGGVVSDLTSMVGTSDSGHFLADLELRARPRADRDRYEELSPLARVDEVRTPTLVLQGAADVRCPIGQAQQWHAALREQGVPTRLVLYPDAAHLFILEGRPSHRLDFNRRIADWVERYAGDATGPRRPRIDAAHWQRRLDALAERHHVPGAALGVLRLRPGGDDELVEVAHGVLNTRTGVEATTDSVFQIGSISKVWTATIAMQLVDEGLLDLDAPIVEVLPELRLAEPDVTKSVTMRHLLTHTSGIDGDVFTDTGRGDDCLEKYTALLADVAQNHPLGATWSYCNSGFSLAGRVIEKLTGGTWDQALRDRITTPLGLDRTVTLPEEALLHRAAVGHIGAEWTPTTQWSLPRSLGPAGLITSTVADVLAFARMHLTGGLAADGARVLGEASAAAMAEHQADVPEKHTLGDSWGLGWIRFDWDGRRLIGHDGNTIGQSAFLRLLPEEGLAVVLLTNGGNPRDLFGELYREVFAELAGLAVPAPLEPPAEPVTVDVERHLGTYERAGARMEVLDGPVLRTTVTGPLAALTPEVTQEYPMVAVREDLFLVRNPLVRTWTPVWFYALPTGERYLHFGVRATPKVG; encoded by the coding sequence GTGACCCGACGCCAGCGCATCGACGACCTGACCGCGTTCGCCGTGCCGGAGCGGCCCGCGCTGTCCCCGGACGGCGAGCGGATCGTCTACGTGCTCCGCACCGTCGACGCCGAGGCCGACCGGACCGTCCGCGCGCTGTGGACGGTCGGCACCCGGACCGGGGAACCCCGGCGGCTCACCAGGGGGCGGTCCGACTCCGCGCCCGCGTGGTCGCCGGACGGCACGCGCGTCGCGTTCCTGCGATCCCAGGACGGTCCCGCGCAGGTGTGGCTGCTCCCGGCGGACGGCGGGGAGCCCGAGCAGGTCACGTCGCTGCCGCTGGGCGCGGGCGCGCCGCTGTGGAGTCCGGACGGGACGCGGATCGCGTTCGCCGCCGTCGTGGACCTGCACGCCGTCGACGGCGAGGACGACGGGGCGCGGGCCGAGCGCGCGGACGCGCCGATCGTGGCCGACCGGGTCGACTACCAGGCCGACGGCCCCGGCCTGCTGCGCACGATGCGGCAGCACGCGCACGTCCTCGACCTCACGACCGGCGAGACCCGGCAGGTCACCCACGGCGACTGGCACGCGGGGGATCCGGCGTGGTCGCCGGACTCGACCAGGCTGGCCTTCAGCGCGGCCACCGCACCGGACGCCGACGTGGTGCTCCGGGCGCCGGTCCACGTCCTGGACCTGGCCGACGGCGCGGTCGAGCCGGTCGGCCTGCCCGAGGGCTTCGGCGGCCCGATCACCTGGACCGCGGACGGGACGGCGCTGCTCGTGGTCGGCACGACCGGCCCGCCCACCGGCCACGCCGGGCTGCTGCGCGTGCCACTTGGTGGCGGCGACGTCGTGGACCTGGCGAAGCCGCTGGACCGCAACGTGATGCCCGGCGGCCCCGGCTACCCCGGCGCGCTGCCGCGGCTGGTCGACGGCGGCCGGACCGCGCTGTTCTGCGCCCGCGACCGCGGCTGCACGCACCTGTACTCGGTGCCCGTGGACGGCGGCGACCCCGTCCCGGTGCTCGCGGGCGCCGGACGGGTGGTGGACGGCCTGACCACCGCGGGCGGCACGGCGGCGGTCGTGCTCGCCACGCCGGAGTCCTTCGGCGAGATCGTGACCGTGGACCTCGCCACGGGAGCGGAGACCGTGCGGACCGCGCACGGGACGCTGGCCGAAGTGGACCTGTTCCCCCGCGTCGAGCGGGAGTTCACGATCTCCGACGGCACGGTGGTGCACGGCTGGCTGATCGGCGACACCTCCACCGCGGGCCCGCTGCTGCTGGACGTCCACGGCGGCCCGCACAACGCGTGGAACGGCGCGGCCGACGAGGCCCACCTCTACCACCAGGAACTGGCCGCGCTCGGCTGGACCGTGCTGCTGCTCAACCCGCGCGGCAGCGACGGCTACGGCGAGCGGTTCCACGACGCCGCGCTCGGCGCCTGGGGCGAGGCCGACGCGAAGGACTTCCTGGAGCCGCTCGACCAGCTCGTCGCCGAGGGCGTCGCCGACCCGCAGCGGCTGGCGGTGGCCGGGTACAGCTACGGCGGCTTCATGACCTGCTACCTCACCAGCCGCGACACCCGGTTCGCCGCCGCGGTGGCGGGCGGTGTGGTCAGCGACCTCACCAGCATGGTCGGCACGTCCGACAGCGGGCACTTCCTCGCCGACCTGGAGCTGCGCGCCCGGCCGCGGGCCGACCGCGACCGGTACGAGGAGCTGTCGCCGCTGGCGCGGGTCGACGAGGTGCGCACGCCCACCCTGGTCCTCCAGGGCGCGGCCGACGTGCGCTGCCCGATCGGCCAGGCCCAGCAGTGGCACGCGGCGCTGCGCGAGCAGGGCGTCCCGACCCGGCTGGTGCTCTACCCGGACGCCGCCCACCTGTTCATCCTCGAAGGCAGGCCGTCGCACCGGCTCGACTTCAACCGGCGGATCGCGGACTGGGTCGAGCGGTACGCGGGCGACGCGACCGGACCGCGCCGCCCCCGGATCGACGCCGCGCACTGGCAGCGCAGGCTGGACGCGCTGGCCGAGCGCCACCACGTCCCCGGCGCCGCGCTGGGCGTCCTGCGCCTGCGGCCCGGTGGCGACGACGAGCTGGTGGAGGTCGCGCACGGCGTGCTGAACACCCGCACCGGGGTGGAGGCGACCACCGACTCGGTGTTCCAGATCGGGTCGATCTCCAAGGTGTGGACCGCGACGATCGCCATGCAGCTCGTCGACGAGGGCCTGCTCGACCTGGACGCGCCGATCGTCGAGGTGCTGCCGGAACTGCGGCTGGCCGAGCCGGACGTCACCAAGAGCGTGACCATGCGGCACCTGCTGACCCACACCAGCGGCATCGACGGCGACGTGTTCACCGACACCGGGCGCGGCGACGACTGCCTGGAGAAGTACACGGCGCTGCTGGCGGACGTGGCCCAGAACCACCCGCTCGGCGCCACCTGGTCCTACTGCAACTCCGGTTTCTCGCTGGCCGGACGGGTGATCGAGAAGCTGACCGGCGGCACCTGGGACCAGGCCCTGCGCGACCGGATCACCACCCCGCTCGGCCTGGACCGCACCGTCACGCTGCCCGAGGAGGCGCTGCTGCACCGCGCGGCCGTCGGCCACATCGGCGCCGAGTGGACGCCGACGACGCAGTGGTCGCTGCCGCGGTCGCTCGGGCCCGCCGGCCTGATCACCTCGACGGTCGCCGACGTGCTCGCGTTCGCCCGGATGCACCTCACCGGCGGTCTCGCGGCCGACGGCGCCAGGGTGCTCGGCGAGGCGAGCGCCGCGGCGATGGCCGAGCACCAGGCGGACGTGCCGGAGAAGCACACGCTCGGCGACTCGTGGGGGCTGGGCTGGATCCGGTTCGACTGGGACGGCCGCAGGCTCATCGGCCACGACGGCAACACCATCGGCCAGAGCGCCTTCCTGCGGCTGCTGCCCGAGGAGGGGCTCGCGGTCGTGCTGCTCACCAACGGCGGCAACCCCCGCGACCTGTTCGGCGAGCTCTACCGCGAGGTCTTCGCCGAGCTGGCGGGCCTGGCCGTGCCCGCCCCGCTGGAGCCGCCCGCCGAACCGGTGACCGTGGACGTGGAACGGCACCTCGGCACCTACGAGCGGGCCGGCGCCCGGATGGAGGTCCTGGACGGGCCGGTGCTGCGCACGACCGTCACCGGGCCGCTGGCGGCCCTGACGCCCGAGGTGACCCAGGAGTACCCGATGGTGGCCGTGCGGGAGGACCTGTTCCTCGTGCGGAACCCGCTGGTGCGAACCTGGACCCCGGTCTGGTTCTACGCGCTGCCGACGGGTGAGCGGTACCTGCACTTCGGCGTGCGCGCTACCCCGAAGGTGGGCTGA
- a CDS encoding M20/M25/M40 family metallo-hydrolase — translation MDHALVTRMRDLLPAMLDDIGELVVRESPSADLDAVAASADVVARVGEKLLGAAPERIVLDGRSHLRWAFGAGPSTVLVLGHHDTVWPLGSLATHPFSVVDGVLRGPGCFDMKAGVVMAMHAIAALPDRSGVTLLITGDEEIGSPSSRELIEDEARGRAAALVLEASADGGALKTERKGVSLYQVRVKGRAAHAGLEPERGVNATVELAHQVLAVNGLADPALGTTVTPTVMSSGTTGNTVPAAGEFSVDVRAAVVDEQLRVDAALHALAPVLPEAGLEVIGTPNRPPLMASASSALFERALAVAAGLGLPPLTRVAVGGGSDGNFTAGVGTPTLDGLGAVGGGAHAAHEHVLVAELPGRAALVSALVAELLAGGRSDSTNPTAADGAGRP, via the coding sequence ATGGATCACGCGCTCGTCACCCGGATGCGGGACCTGCTGCCCGCGATGCTCGACGACATCGGGGAACTGGTGGTCCGCGAGTCGCCGTCCGCCGACCTCGACGCGGTCGCCGCCAGCGCCGACGTGGTCGCGCGGGTGGGGGAGAAGCTGCTGGGGGCGGCCCCGGAGCGGATCGTCCTGGACGGCCGCAGCCACCTGCGCTGGGCGTTCGGCGCCGGGCCGTCGACCGTGCTGGTGCTCGGGCACCACGACACGGTGTGGCCGCTCGGCTCACTGGCGACGCACCCGTTCTCGGTGGTCGACGGTGTGCTGCGCGGGCCGGGGTGCTTCGACATGAAGGCCGGGGTGGTGATGGCGATGCACGCCATCGCCGCGCTACCCGACCGCTCCGGGGTGACGCTCCTGATCACCGGCGACGAGGAGATCGGCTCGCCCAGCTCGCGGGAGCTCATCGAGGACGAGGCGCGCGGCCGGGCCGCCGCGCTGGTCCTGGAGGCCTCCGCCGACGGCGGCGCGCTCAAGACCGAGCGCAAGGGCGTGTCGCTCTACCAGGTCAGGGTGAAGGGCCGGGCCGCGCACGCCGGGCTGGAACCGGAACGCGGCGTCAACGCCACCGTGGAACTGGCGCACCAGGTGCTGGCCGTGAACGGGCTGGCCGATCCCGCGCTGGGCACGACGGTCACGCCCACGGTGATGTCCTCGGGCACCACCGGCAACACGGTGCCCGCCGCGGGGGAGTTCTCCGTCGACGTGCGCGCCGCCGTGGTCGACGAGCAGCTCCGGGTGGACGCCGCGCTGCACGCGTTGGCGCCGGTCCTGCCGGAGGCGGGGTTGGAGGTGATCGGCACGCCGAACCGGCCGCCGCTGATGGCGTCGGCGTCCTCGGCGCTGTTCGAGCGCGCCCTCGCGGTGGCCGCCGGGCTGGGGCTGCCGCCGTTGACGCGGGTCGCGGTGGGCGGCGGGTCGGACGGCAACTTCACCGCGGGCGTCGGCACGCCCACCCTCGACGGGCTCGGCGCGGTCGGCGGCGGAGCCCACGCGGCGCACGAGCACGTGCTGGTGGCCGAGTTGCCCGGCCGGGCGGCGCTGGTGTCCGCGCTGGTGGCGGAGCTGCTCGCGGGCGGACGGTCGGACTCGACCAACCCGACCGCCGCCGATGGTGCGGGCAGACCATGA
- a CDS encoding GNAT family N-acetyltransferase yields MTGVRAMATMTGVDDQERAVTAAANAAAAAGVEVREVTGLDDLDAVYRLYDGIWRPDPTNPPVTTKLLRALSKVGNPVTGAFDGPVLVGACVGFFGAPADRVLHSHVAGVSSTALGRHVGFALKLHQRAWAMARGIELVEWTYDPLVARNAHFNITKLGALPVEYLTNFYGGMDDGINGGDDSDRLLVHWDLGSDAVERAVAGPRPVADVEAELARGAVVALGRSPHGVPVPGSLNGHTLLVAVPGDVEALRSADPGLAKEWRGAVRAALGPALADGARITGFDRAGWYVLTNGKGN; encoded by the coding sequence ATGACGGGCGTCCGCGCGATGGCGACCATGACGGGTGTGGACGATCAGGAACGCGCCGTCACCGCCGCGGCGAACGCGGCCGCCGCCGCCGGTGTCGAGGTGCGCGAGGTGACGGGGCTGGACGACCTCGACGCGGTGTACCGGCTCTACGACGGGATCTGGCGGCCCGACCCGACCAACCCGCCGGTGACGACCAAGCTGCTGCGCGCGCTGTCCAAGGTGGGCAACCCGGTGACGGGCGCGTTCGACGGCCCCGTGCTCGTGGGCGCCTGCGTCGGCTTCTTCGGCGCGCCCGCGGACCGCGTGCTGCACAGCCACGTCGCCGGGGTGTCGTCGACCGCGCTCGGCCGCCACGTCGGGTTCGCGCTCAAGCTGCACCAGCGGGCGTGGGCCATGGCGCGCGGGATCGAGCTGGTGGAGTGGACCTACGACCCGCTGGTGGCGCGGAACGCCCACTTCAACATCACCAAGCTCGGCGCGCTGCCGGTCGAGTACCTGACGAACTTCTACGGCGGCATGGACGACGGCATCAACGGCGGCGACGACAGCGACCGGCTGCTCGTCCACTGGGACCTCGGCTCCGACGCCGTCGAACGGGCCGTCGCGGGCCCGCGCCCGGTGGCCGACGTCGAGGCGGAGCTGGCGCGGGGAGCGGTGGTCGCCCTCGGGCGGTCCCCGCACGGCGTCCCCGTCCCAGGCTCGCTCAACGGCCACACGCTGCTGGTGGCCGTGCCGGGGGACGTGGAGGCGCTGCGGTCGGCCGATCCCGGCCTGGCCAAGGAGTGGCGGGGCGCGGTGCGCGCCGCGCTCGGCCCCGCGCTGGCGGACGGGGCGCGGATCACCGGGTTCGACCGCGCGGGCTGGTACGTCCTGACGAACGGGAAGGGCAACTGA